Proteins found in one Deltaproteobacteria bacterium genomic segment:
- a CDS encoding FAD-dependent oxidoreductase — MATIHDPINIGKLKLPNRLVLAPTVKNHAGEDGYINDRVINGFAEEARGGWGLLQCSASFIHPEGCIFRNEIGIHDDRCINGLERLAYAIHREGTLCSIQLIHGGAICNSAITGLPVVGPSEKGGIFGPVRGLPTDEVEERAQYYADAAVRAKEAGFDAVNIHSCQGTLIQQFMSPYTNLRDDKWGKDPGLFPETIAKKVRAAVGPDFPVIWRLAAHEFLGDWLGEPGYTEEWGKTMAKRLDPYVDCFDVTGGRIGFTSMFSFPPVYAERGTRVHLATDIKSVTKKPVMGVAKIMDDKLAKEIVASGRADLVHVCRPAIADPHMAKKILEGRPEDIRKCISCNWCLETLFRQLTVLCAVNPNYSREKEYELKPAVKPKKVMVIGGGVAGMESAITLAQRGHKVDLYEASDELGGLVQFVASSHPRLNTRDLRNIVDYHVVQVEKTKGLTVHLETEVTQALVDKEKPDAILVAVGSEEYIPDIPGIKSAKVVTNEDYLRKEGSVPMGSKVVVIGGNYGAETAVSLAREGKDVTMVEESDKIVRPIYIQDLYSRTFMLERLLTDAKVKVLKKTKVLEITDAGVVVENGGGKQTLPCDKVLLAYNRKPKSALFEKLKGKAPEVYAAGDCVKPYDIYHAIDDGAYYGRKI; from the coding sequence ATGGCGACCATACACGATCCGATCAACATCGGGAAGTTAAAGCTTCCCAACCGCTTAGTACTGGCACCTACCGTAAAGAACCACGCCGGCGAAGATGGCTACATAAACGACCGGGTAATCAATGGGTTTGCAGAAGAGGCTCGAGGAGGTTGGGGACTTCTACAGTGCAGCGCCTCCTTTATCCACCCGGAAGGCTGCATCTTCCGAAACGAGATCGGAATCCATGACGACAGATGCATCAACGGCCTCGAGCGGCTGGCCTACGCCATCCACCGCGAAGGGACCCTCTGCTCGATCCAACTCATCCATGGCGGCGCCATCTGTAATTCAGCGATCACAGGCCTTCCCGTGGTGGGACCCAGTGAGAAGGGCGGCATATTCGGTCCTGTGAGAGGTCTTCCCACGGATGAAGTGGAGGAGAGGGCGCAATATTATGCGGACGCCGCGGTAAGGGCCAAAGAGGCGGGATTCGACGCGGTCAATATTCACAGTTGTCAGGGAACCCTCATTCAGCAGTTTATGTCTCCCTACACTAATCTGAGGGATGACAAATGGGGTAAGGACCCCGGTCTGTTCCCGGAAACCATTGCTAAGAAAGTGCGCGCGGCGGTGGGACCCGATTTTCCTGTCATATGGCGTCTGGCGGCCCACGAGTTTCTGGGCGACTGGCTCGGGGAGCCCGGCTATACCGAAGAGTGGGGCAAAACCATGGCCAAGCGTCTGGACCCGTACGTGGACTGCTTTGACGTCACCGGCGGACGCATCGGTTTTACCTCCATGTTTTCCTTCCCGCCGGTTTACGCCGAGCGGGGCACCCGCGTTCACCTGGCCACGGATATCAAGTCCGTTACCAAGAAACCCGTCATGGGCGTAGCCAAGATCATGGACGACAAACTGGCCAAGGAAATCGTGGCGAGCGGCCGCGCCGACCTGGTCCATGTCTGCCGTCCGGCCATAGCCGACCCGCACATGGCCAAGAAGATTCTCGAGGGGCGTCCCGAGGATATCCGCAAATGCATCTCGTGCAACTGGTGCCTCGAGACCCTGTTCAGACAATTGACCGTTCTCTGCGCCGTCAACCCCAATTACAGCCGTGAAAAGGAATACGAGCTCAAACCGGCGGTTAAGCCCAAGAAAGTCATGGTTATCGGCGGCGGCGTAGCCGGCATGGAATCGGCCATTACACTGGCTCAGCGCGGCCACAAGGTGGATCTGTATGAAGCGAGCGACGAACTGGGCGGACTGGTTCAGTTTGTGGCGTCTTCCCATCCGAGGTTGAACACGCGCGACCTTAGAAACATTGTGGACTATCACGTGGTGCAAGTGGAAAAGACGAAAGGGCTGACCGTGCACCTCGAGACCGAAGTGACGCAGGCTCTGGTGGACAAGGAGAAACCGGACGCCATTCTCGTAGCGGTGGGCTCGGAAGAATACATACCCGACATTCCCGGAATCAAATCCGCCAAGGTGGTGACCAACGAGGACTATCTCCGTAAGGAGGGATCCGTCCCCATGGGCTCGAAGGTGGTGGTCATCGGCGGAAACTACGGAGCGGAGACAGCCGTTTCCCTGGCCCGGGAGGGCAAGGACGTCACCATGGTGGAGGAGAGCGACAAGATCGTTCGACCCATCTACATACAGGATCTGTACTCCCGTACGTTCATGCTCGAGAGACTCTTGACTGATGCCAAGGTGAAGGTGTTGAAGAAAACCAAGGTCCTCGAGATTACCGATGCCGGGGTGGTTGTCGAGAATGGCGGCGGCAAACAGACGTTGCCGTGCGACAAGGTGCTTCTGGCCTACAACCGCAAGCCCAAATCGGCATTGTTTGAAAAACTGAAAGGCAAAGCCCCGGAAGTGTACGCTGCCGGTGATTGCGTCAAACCCTATGACATCTACCATGCCATCGACGACGGTGCGTATTACGGACGCAAGATTTAA
- a CDS encoding GntR family transcriptional regulator, which yields MGKAEGPTASRAYQLTKDKIIRNELDPRQKLSEIELAKELDISRTPVREALIMLEKDGLITRYEGTRGFYLKQFSLKDIQDLYEFREMIEVAAAARIIENVTDRHIGELAAILQEVETIIEDGRPADALVKALDFHIHCVQTCTNNPFITYALRNCYEKLTVVSWTCHDINACISGAKEHHEILDALRARDLNKLVERSRHHVHRARDRMMDTLKLGTKRLYFMP from the coding sequence ATGGGAAAAGCAGAAGGTCCGACCGCTTCCCGAGCCTACCAGCTTACCAAGGACAAGATCATTCGAAACGAACTTGATCCGAGGCAGAAGCTGAGCGAAATCGAACTGGCCAAGGAACTGGATATCAGCCGGACCCCGGTCCGGGAAGCCTTGATCATGCTGGAAAAGGACGGACTCATAACCCGGTACGAGGGCACCAGAGGATTCTATTTAAAGCAATTCAGCCTGAAAGACATTCAGGATCTGTACGAGTTCCGTGAGATGATCGAGGTCGCGGCAGCGGCTCGCATTATCGAAAACGTGACGGACAGACATATAGGGGAGCTGGCCGCCATTTTGCAAGAAGTTGAAACGATCATAGAAGACGGCCGCCCCGCGGACGCCCTGGTCAAGGCCCTCGATTTCCATATCCACTGCGTCCAGACGTGCACCAACAATCCCTTCATCACCTATGCACTTCGCAATTGTTACGAAAAGCTGACCGTGGTCAGTTGGACCTGCCACGACATCAATGCATGCATCAGTGGCGCAAAAGAGCATCACGAAATACTCGATGCCCTGAGGGCCCGGGACTTGAATAAACTCGTGGAACGCTCCCGCCATCATGTCCATCGCGCTCGGGATCGAATGATGGACACGCTCAAACTGGGGACAAAGAGGCTCTACTTCATGCCCTGA
- the gcvH gene encoding glycine cleavage system protein GcvH, with amino-acid sequence MSELSFPDDVRYSEDHAWVRIKGDVAVIGITDYAQKQLGDLTFVDLPEEGEGFEKGEEYGAVESSKAAVDLIIPLSGEVTAINQALDENPRLVNSSPYEEGWMIKVKIEEPEDLEDLMSAETYASMLQGME; translated from the coding sequence ATGAGTGAACTTTCGTTTCCGGACGACGTTCGATACAGCGAAGACCATGCCTGGGTAAGGATCAAGGGCGACGTCGCCGTCATCGGCATAACCGACTACGCACAAAAGCAGCTTGGCGACTTGACCTTCGTGGACCTGCCCGAAGAGGGCGAAGGCTTCGAAAAGGGAGAAGAGTACGGAGCCGTTGAGTCGAGCAAGGCGGCCGTAGACCTGATTATCCCGCTGTCAGGTGAAGTGACGGCCATCAACCAAGCCCTCGATGAAAATCCTCGGCTGGTGAACTCGAGCCCCTACGAAGAGGGATGGATGATCAAAGTCAAGATCGAAGAACCGGAGGACCTGGAAGACCTCATGTCGGCCGAGACGTACGCAAGTATGCTCCAAGGCATGGAATAG
- a CDS encoding AMP-binding protein gives MDGETFRDALKDSFRKRGRKRAIVRLRDGEIETVLSYAELLREMEQMAGALREWGVGKGDRVVFFMPKCLFFVVAHLALQDLGAISVPLNPGFKKSEMAYLLADADPKLVIVGPEQQDLVREIAPRLNRVVVDTEIPYTELDFFRSRRDSVSPIDLRLADPALIIYTSGTTGNPKGAVLTQGNLVHDARNIVQVWEIVESDVLCHALPLFHVHGLCFALHTALMAGSTVLLMDRFAPKTVIGTLKKREGREVCTVYMAVPAMYSVLMDFVRDDAPDFSHIRLWASGSAPLLVKDFERIKKTLGREPVEREGMSETGMNFSNPLHGARKPGSIGRPLPDLEVRIVDPNSFKDMGTGETGEIWLKGPCIISEYWRKPEETSKTFEQGWFRTGDLGHMDEEGYYYLTDRIKHIIISGGENVSPKEVETVINRAPGVMESSVAGVPDEKWGEKVVAAVVLKPGSDTDENTIFEYCKEHLHNWKCPKDIRFIDKLPKNTMGKVLKDQVRQLFEA, from the coding sequence ATGGACGGCGAGACGTTTAGAGACGCCCTCAAGGATTCTTTCCGGAAAAGAGGGCGGAAAAGGGCCATCGTTCGTTTGCGGGACGGCGAAATCGAGACGGTTCTCTCGTACGCTGAACTGCTCCGGGAGATGGAACAGATGGCCGGTGCGCTTCGGGAGTGGGGCGTTGGAAAAGGAGACCGGGTGGTTTTCTTTATGCCCAAATGTCTATTTTTCGTGGTGGCGCACCTGGCTCTCCAGGATTTGGGGGCCATTTCCGTGCCGTTGAATCCTGGATTCAAGAAGTCCGAGATGGCCTATCTGTTGGCCGATGCGGATCCAAAACTAGTGATAGTGGGGCCCGAACAGCAGGATCTGGTCCGGGAAATCGCTCCCCGCTTGAACAGGGTCGTAGTGGACACGGAGATTCCCTATACGGAGCTGGATTTTTTTCGGAGCCGGCGGGACAGCGTTTCTCCCATCGATCTCCGGCTCGCGGACCCGGCTCTGATCATCTACACGTCCGGAACCACGGGAAACCCCAAAGGCGCGGTCCTCACTCAAGGGAATCTCGTGCATGACGCCAGGAACATCGTCCAAGTATGGGAAATCGTGGAGTCGGACGTGTTGTGCCATGCCCTCCCTCTGTTCCACGTGCACGGCCTGTGTTTTGCCCTCCACACGGCGTTGATGGCTGGATCCACTGTCCTACTGATGGACCGGTTTGCACCGAAGACCGTCATCGGGACGTTGAAAAAGAGGGAAGGGCGCGAGGTGTGCACGGTGTACATGGCCGTGCCGGCCATGTACAGCGTACTGATGGATTTCGTACGGGACGATGCGCCTGACTTTAGTCATATCAGGCTGTGGGCGTCCGGATCCGCGCCGCTGCTGGTCAAGGATTTTGAAAGAATAAAGAAAACGCTGGGTCGGGAACCGGTGGAACGGGAAGGCATGTCCGAAACAGGGATGAATTTCTCGAATCCACTGCACGGCGCGCGGAAACCCGGCTCCATAGGACGGCCTTTGCCCGATCTCGAAGTCCGTATTGTGGATCCTAACAGTTTCAAAGACATGGGAACGGGCGAGACCGGGGAAATCTGGCTCAAAGGACCCTGTATCATTTCCGAATATTGGAGAAAGCCCGAAGAAACGTCCAAAACGTTCGAACAGGGTTGGTTCAGAACCGGCGACTTGGGTCACATGGACGAAGAGGGCTATTATTATCTGACGGACCGCATCAAGCACATCATTATTTCAGGCGGTGAGAACGTGTCTCCAAAAGAAGTCGAAACCGTCATCAACCGGGCGCCGGGGGTAATGGAGTCTTCCGTTGCCGGCGTGCCGGACGAAAAATGGGGGGAGAAGGTGGTGGCCGCCGTGGTGCTCAAACCCGGCTCGGACACGGACGAGAACACCATTTTCGAATACTGCAAGGAGCATCTACACAATTGGAAATGCCCCAAGGACATTCGATTCATCGATAAACTTCCCAAGAACACCATGGGAAAGGTGTTGAAGGATCAGGTCCGGCAACTCTTCGAGGCCTGA
- a CDS encoding MarR family transcriptional regulator yields METGPRIRLVLWKAAKAMEKADLKSIAETGLGLSDFAIMEALLHKGPLAVNRIGEKVLLSSGSMTAAVNRLESKGLVRRKQDPMDGRRYVVGLTPAGRGMIDEAYEKHREDLDRIADILTPEERTELVRLLKKIGFHAERRAE; encoded by the coding sequence ATGGAAACAGGACCTCGCATACGATTGGTGCTTTGGAAAGCGGCGAAGGCCATGGAAAAGGCGGACTTGAAGAGCATCGCCGAGACGGGGCTCGGTTTGTCGGACTTCGCCATAATGGAAGCATTGCTGCATAAAGGGCCCTTGGCTGTGAACCGGATCGGGGAAAAGGTGCTGCTCAGCAGCGGATCCATGACCGCGGCTGTCAATCGATTGGAAAGTAAAGGACTTGTCCGGCGCAAGCAGGATCCCATGGACGGCCGGCGCTACGTGGTGGGCTTGACCCCGGCGGGTCGCGGAATGATCGATGAGGCTTACGAGAAACACCGGGAAGATCTGGATAGGATCGCAGATATATTAACGCCGGAAGAACGAACGGAGCTGGTTCGGCTTCTGAAAAAGATCGGTTTTCACGCGGAGCGGCGGGCGGAGTAA
- the wrbA gene encoding NAD(P)H:quinone oxidoreductase has translation MKVLIVFYSMYGHVYKMAQAIAEGARQVEGAEVVLKRAPETLPPEVLEKMGAVEAQKSMSHVPICTVQELAEADAILFGTPTRFGNMCGQMRQFLDATGQLWAKGALVGKVGSVFTSSNTQHGGQESTILSFHITLLHQGFIIVGLPYTFQGQMRMDEITGGSPYGASTIAGGSGERMPSENELDAARYQGRHVATIASKLVA, from the coding sequence ATGAAGGTGCTAATTGTTTTCTATTCGATGTACGGACACGTATACAAAATGGCGCAAGCCATTGCAGAGGGCGCTCGGCAAGTCGAGGGCGCCGAGGTCGTGCTGAAACGGGCGCCCGAAACGCTGCCGCCCGAAGTGCTCGAAAAAATGGGAGCCGTCGAGGCCCAGAAATCGATGTCCCACGTGCCGATTTGCACGGTGCAGGAACTGGCCGAAGCGGACGCCATCCTATTCGGAACGCCGACCCGGTTCGGCAATATGTGCGGGCAGATGCGACAATTCCTGGACGCCACGGGGCAGCTCTGGGCAAAAGGCGCGCTTGTTGGAAAGGTCGGAAGCGTATTTACCAGCAGCAATACGCAGCACGGAGGTCAGGAATCCACCATTCTATCCTTTCATATCACCCTGCTGCACCAGGGATTCATCATTGTCGGGCTGCCCTATACGTTCCAGGGGCAGATGCGCATGGATGAAATTACGGGAGGGTCTCCGTACGGCGCTTCCACCATTGCCGGGGGATCCGGTGAGAGGATGCCGAGCGAGAATGAGTTGGACGCCGCCCGCTATCAGGGCCGGCACGTGGCAACCATTGCTTCGAAACTGGTTGCGTAA
- a CDS encoding PAS domain S-box protein, with product MSNKLSYHELEQRAVELELKAAGCRSIEEGFSKTIAWYRNIFQGSRDGIFVSDRDMRLVYVNAAACDLTGYPEHELLSMRVSDLYEESDLPNYERYHSRIVSGDSITFESKLRMQDGTQIDIESSNCVIIDYGNMFIQTIARNVSERKRVELSLKESEEKFRLLSEQAILSIAILQEDGFKYANEAFLNLIGYSREELFSMSIDDLTKHIHPDFRDFVMSQARKKMAGESEEIIVHYTYKLLTTSGEEKWVEQYSKPVLWEGKSADFITLIDITAHKQAEEALRESEAKYRALVENSSDAIFIAQDGCLRFSNPRTLDLSGYSELDLKTVSFLEIIHLDDREMVLDRHRRRLNGEEFPSTYSFRIVRKNGQIRWVQLNTALITWENRPATLNILRDVSAQKELEDQLRQSQKMEAIGTLAGGIAHDFNNILGAVLGYAQLAGTQLPDDHPARKDLHGIVQAAGRAKTLVRQILAFSRRGETDKRVLDLNGCVQEATTILERTIPKMIHIELALAGDLKAVEGDAQQLEQVIMNLVSNAADAIDGEGRVTIDTQNVTVTDETCNFCGEPFSGDFVRIKVSDTGHGMDEKTLMNIFDPFFTTKEIGAGTGLGLSAVYGIVTNHGGHVFCSSRLHQGATFYVYLPALQPAAASASSSNHEPQRSSGGGRETILIVDDEDDIRSISGRILEINGYPVVAAGSGEEALDVFRKNKSRIKLVILDLGMPGIGGRKCLDELLKIDPKLKVLISSGYIQHEYDMNGLEGAAGFIPKPFKQEEMIGAIRQILSH from the coding sequence ATGTCCAATAAATTAAGTTATCATGAATTAGAGCAGCGAGCTGTGGAACTGGAGCTGAAAGCCGCGGGATGCAGGTCTATCGAGGAGGGATTTTCCAAGACTATCGCTTGGTATAGGAACATCTTTCAAGGGTCTCGAGACGGGATTTTTGTCAGCGACAGAGATATGCGTCTTGTGTATGTGAATGCGGCCGCTTGCGATTTGACCGGATATCCGGAGCATGAGCTGCTGTCCATGCGAGTATCGGATTTGTATGAAGAATCAGACCTGCCAAATTATGAAAGGTATCACTCACGTATCGTGAGTGGTGACTCTATTACCTTTGAATCAAAGCTTAGAATGCAGGATGGAACCCAAATAGACATTGAGTCTAGTAATTGCGTAATCATTGATTACGGCAATATGTTCATACAGACTATAGCTCGCAATGTAAGTGAACGGAAGAGAGTAGAACTATCCTTAAAAGAAAGCGAAGAAAAATTTAGATTACTCTCCGAACAGGCCATACTAAGTATTGCTATTCTTCAGGAGGACGGGTTCAAATACGCCAACGAAGCGTTTCTTAATTTGATAGGGTATTCGAGAGAAGAGCTATTTTCCATGAGCATCGATGACCTCACAAAGCATATACACCCGGACTTTCGCGATTTTGTCATGAGCCAGGCTCGGAAGAAAATGGCAGGCGAATCAGAAGAAATTATTGTCCATTATACGTACAAGCTGTTGACAACGTCCGGAGAAGAGAAATGGGTGGAACAATATTCCAAGCCCGTACTGTGGGAGGGAAAGTCGGCGGATTTTATAACGCTCATTGACATTACGGCGCATAAACAGGCCGAAGAAGCGCTTCGGGAGAGTGAAGCGAAGTATCGGGCGCTGGTCGAGAATTCCAGTGACGCCATTTTTATCGCTCAGGATGGGTGTCTTCGTTTTTCAAATCCGAGAACACTGGATCTTTCCGGTTATTCGGAACTTGACCTGAAAACGGTTTCCTTTTTAGAGATTATCCACCTCGACGACAGGGAGATGGTGCTCGACAGGCATAGGAGAAGGCTGAACGGCGAGGAGTTTCCATCAACGTATTCATTCAGAATCGTGCGAAAAAACGGCCAAATCCGATGGGTTCAACTGAACACCGCTCTCATAACGTGGGAAAACCGGCCGGCTACTTTGAATATCCTCAGAGACGTCTCCGCGCAAAAAGAACTGGAAGATCAGCTTCGTCAGTCCCAGAAGATGGAGGCCATCGGAACGCTTGCCGGAGGCATTGCCCACGATTTCAATAACATCTTGGGAGCGGTTCTGGGGTACGCGCAACTGGCGGGAACCCAGTTGCCGGACGACCACCCTGCCAGGAAGGACCTGCACGGAATCGTTCAGGCTGCCGGGCGGGCTAAGACGCTCGTCAGACAAATTCTGGCGTTCAGCAGAAGGGGTGAAACGGATAAGAGAGTATTGGATCTGAATGGTTGCGTCCAGGAAGCCACTACGATTCTGGAAAGGACCATCCCGAAAATGATCCATATTGAATTGGCGTTGGCTGGGGACCTGAAGGCCGTGGAAGGAGACGCGCAGCAGCTCGAACAGGTGATCATGAATCTTGTCAGTAACGCCGCCGACGCCATAGACGGCGAAGGACGAGTTACGATAGATACCCAAAACGTAACTGTGACCGACGAGACATGTAATTTCTGTGGCGAACCTTTCTCCGGCGATTTTGTGAGAATAAAGGTGTCGGACACGGGCCATGGAATGGACGAGAAGACGTTGATGAACATCTTCGATCCGTTCTTCACCACGAAAGAGATCGGGGCTGGCACGGGGCTGGGCCTGTCCGCGGTGTATGGAATCGTAACGAACCATGGCGGTCATGTTTTCTGCTCGAGCAGGCTCCATCAAGGCGCCACGTTTTACGTGTATCTACCTGCCCTCCAACCCGCGGCCGCGTCGGCGAGCTCGAGCAATCACGAGCCCCAACGTTCCTCGGGGGGAGGACGCGAAACCATACTGATCGTTGACGACGAAGACGACATCAGGAGCATCAGCGGGAGGATCTTGGAAATCAACGGTTACCCGGTCGTTGCCGCCGGCAGCGGAGAAGAAGCCTTGGATGTTTTCAGGAAAAACAAGAGCCGGATCAAATTGGTCATCCTTGATCTCGGCATGCCCGGCATTGGAGGAAGAAAGTGCCTCGACGAGCTTCTAAAGATCGACCCGAAACTCAAAGTGCTGATCAGCAGTGGGTATATACAACATGAATACGATATGAACGGTCTGGAGGGGGCGGCCGGCTTTATTCCAAAACCCTTCAAACAGGAAGAGATGATTGGCGCCATCAGGCAAATTCTATCGCACTAG
- a CDS encoding CBS domain-containing protein: MNGISGQNGSRTSANEVCAPLDLSDEDIYDAMKSIPGYLDITAGDFKELYRAAYRHALQRIRTRLKAGDVMTRKVISVKLDTSLEEAAAVMAQHNVSGVPVLDHHGRVAGIISEHDFLERMSRGETRSFMGVLADCISSKGCAVLTIKGRTAADIMSSPPISVWEDTPVSEIASLLTEKRIHRAPVADREGFVRGMITRTDLLKASY; the protein is encoded by the coding sequence ATGAACGGAATTTCCGGTCAAAACGGCTCGCGAACATCCGCGAACGAAGTCTGTGCGCCGCTTGATCTGTCGGACGAAGATATTTACGACGCCATGAAGTCGATTCCGGGATACCTGGATATTACAGCGGGTGACTTCAAGGAACTGTATCGAGCTGCGTACCGGCACGCCCTGCAGCGCATCCGAACGCGCCTGAAGGCCGGCGACGTGATGACGCGCAAGGTCATATCGGTAAAGCTCGATACGTCTTTGGAGGAAGCGGCCGCGGTCATGGCGCAGCACAACGTCTCCGGCGTGCCGGTTTTGGACCATCACGGCCGAGTGGCCGGCATCATTTCCGAACACGACTTCCTGGAGCGGATGTCCCGAGGTGAAACCAGGAGTTTCATGGGCGTACTGGCCGATTGCATCTCATCCAAAGGCTGTGCGGTCTTGACCATCAAAGGGAGGACCGCTGCCGACATTATGAGCTCGCCCCCAATCAGCGTTTGGGAGGATACGCCCGTATCCGAAATCGCATCCCTGCTAACGGAAAAACGGATCCATCGGGCGCCGGTGGCTGACAGGGAGGGCTTTGTGAGGGGGATGATCACGCGTACCGACCTCTTGAAGGCGTCTTACTAA
- a CDS encoding HPP family protein has product MEYFSKMKGTTTSPPRVRISEILWSWAGAFLGIAAVAYSNYRLVDGMGLVMIIGSFGASAVLIYGAIKSPLAQPRNLIGGHVLSALVGVACYQVFQPHVWLAGSVAVATAIACMHATKTLHPPGGATALIAVIGGPQIHALGYLYVLIPVFSGAAIMLAIALAINNIPKDRRYPEFWI; this is encoded by the coding sequence ATGGAGTATTTCAGTAAAATGAAAGGAACCACCACGAGTCCGCCAAGAGTGCGAATCTCTGAAATCCTGTGGTCGTGGGCGGGTGCATTTTTGGGAATTGCCGCCGTAGCCTATTCCAACTACCGGCTCGTCGACGGCATGGGGCTGGTGATGATTATCGGTTCTTTTGGCGCCTCTGCGGTGCTGATCTACGGCGCGATAAAAAGTCCCCTGGCCCAACCCCGGAATCTGATTGGAGGACACGTACTTTCCGCCCTAGTAGGTGTGGCCTGCTACCAGGTATTCCAGCCGCACGTATGGCTTGCCGGTTCCGTGGCCGTGGCCACCGCCATCGCGTGTATGCACGCCACCAAAACCCTGCATCCTCCAGGAGGCGCCACGGCGCTTATCGCAGTGATTGGAGGTCCCCAGATTCACGCTCTGGGCTATCTTTATGTCCTGATCCCCGTTTTCTCGGGCGCCGCGATCATGTTGGCCATCGCTCTGGCCATAAACAATATCCCAAAGGACCGTCGCTATCCGGAGTTCTGGATATAG
- a CDS encoding thioredoxin domain-containing protein: MMNVYRTETPRWDYSPLPWLGVIAIALAGLVASGYLAYLHYAVHTKIGYSSFCAYSKTVNCDTVAQSPYSVFLGVPVAVWGILGYALMLFLSFLGLREDHSGRRLWILVYFISALFVLVSLVLGAVSALLIKSKCVICMFTYGLNLLLFFFTMSVRSKRRVKIRPGIGDDVRFLIQRLRLTGPAFGSLALLSVVMIAFFPSYWKMPPTAPSSDLEHGVTEEGRPWIGAKNARLTILEFTDYQCFYCRKAHFLLKDLLYRHKGAIKIVYYPFPLDKNCNPRVEETQHEGSCDLAFWTLAGLRQGKFWEMHDALFERRWDGGELTLKELASMVDADYDQLKTQLEDPDIRKLLFESAALGNRLGITATPGFVVEGRVYMGKIPEEIILDRLGSF; encoded by the coding sequence ATGATGAACGTATATCGAACGGAAACCCCGAGATGGGACTATTCACCCTTACCCTGGCTGGGTGTCATCGCCATTGCTTTAGCCGGACTGGTCGCCTCCGGCTATCTGGCGTATCTGCACTATGCGGTGCACACCAAAATCGGCTACTCGAGTTTTTGCGCCTATAGCAAGACCGTCAACTGCGACACCGTGGCCCAGAGTCCTTACTCCGTGTTTCTCGGCGTGCCGGTGGCCGTGTGGGGCATATTGGGATACGCCCTGATGCTTTTCCTCTCCTTCTTGGGGCTGAGGGAAGATCACAGCGGCCGGCGTCTATGGATTCTGGTCTACTTCATTTCGGCCCTGTTTGTTTTGGTGAGCCTGGTTCTGGGCGCCGTGTCCGCCTTGCTGATCAAATCCAAATGCGTGATCTGCATGTTCACCTATGGGCTCAACCTGTTGCTGTTCTTCTTTACCATGTCCGTGCGATCGAAGCGCCGCGTGAAAATCCGGCCCGGAATAGGAGACGACGTTCGGTTCCTCATCCAGCGTCTACGCCTGACAGGTCCTGCGTTCGGCTCTCTGGCGCTCCTTTCCGTAGTTATGATCGCCTTTTTCCCTTCCTATTGGAAAATGCCGCCCACGGCGCCTTCTTCCGATTTGGAGCACGGGGTCACGGAAGAGGGACGCCCATGGATCGGGGCCAAAAACGCCAGGCTGACCATTCTCGAATTCACGGATTATCAGTGTTTCTATTGCCGCAAGGCCCATTTTCTCTTGAAAGACCTGCTCTACAGACACAAAGGGGCCATCAAGATCGTCTACTATCCGTTCCCATTGGATAAGAACTGCAATCCTAGAGTGGAAGAGACGCAGCACGAGGGGAGCTGCGATCTGGCGTTCTGGACCCTGGCGGGCCTGAGGCAGGGGAAATTTTGGGAAATGCACGACGCCTTGTTTGAGCGGCGGTGGGACGGCGGCGAATTGACCTTGAAAGAGCTGGCTTCCATGGTCGACGCCGATTACGACCAACTCAAAACACAGCTCGAGGATCCGGATATCCGGAAATTGCTCTTCGAAAGCGCGGCGTTGGGAAACCGTCTGGGTATCACGGCCACGCCCGGTTTTGTGGTCGAAGGCCGGGTGTACATGGGAAAGATTCCGGAGGAAATTATCCTGGATCGGTTGGGAAGTTTTTGA